Proteins encoded in a region of the Arvicanthis niloticus isolate mArvNil1 chromosome 16, mArvNil1.pat.X, whole genome shotgun sequence genome:
- the LOC117721958 gene encoding olfactory receptor 2Z1-like: protein MGASNVSATSDFILVGLFSYTGPHLVLFFLVATMFIIGLLGNTILIFLIATDSRLHTPMYFLLSQLSLLDVGFPLVTIPKMVAEFLQGENVITFGGCATQMFFLMLMGVSEGVLLSLMSYDRYVAVCHPLHYQVLMRSQVCLVMVGASWFSGALVASIQTSITLHFPYCASHTVDHFFCELPALLKLSCADTSAYELALSISGVLILLLPLSLIFTSYGHVLGAVLLMRSAEARHKAFTTCSSHVAVVGLFYGAAVFMYMVPGSYHSPQQDNVVSLFYSLITPTLNPLIYSLRNREVRMSLVKVMGRSDFRENR, encoded by the coding sequence ATGGGGGCTTCAAATGTGTCAGCAACTTCAGATTTCATCCTTGTGGGGCTCTTCAGCTACACAGGGCCCCATCTTGTTTTGTTCTTCCTCGTGGCCACCATGTTCATCATAGGCCTGCTAGGCAACACTATCCTGATTTTCCTGATTGCCACAGACTCCAGgctccacacacccatgtacttccTGCTCAGCCAACTCTCACTTCTGGATGTTGGCTTCCCACTGGTTACCATCCCCAAAATGGTGGCTGAGTTCCTTCAAGGAGAGAATGTCATAACCTTTGGGGGATGTGCCACCCAGATGTTCTTCCTCATGCTCATGGGTGTCTCTGAGGGCGTCCTTCTGTCTCTCATGTcgtatgaccgctatgtggccgtATGCCACCCCTTGCATTACCAGGTGCTCATGAGAAGCCAAGTGTGTCTAGTGATGGTAGGTGCATCCTGGTTCTCAGGTGCCTTGGTGGCCTCCATCCAGACCTCCATCACCCTGCACTTCCCCTACTGTGCCTCACACACCGTGGACCACTTCTTCTGTGAGCTGCCAGCTCTCCTTAAGCTGTCATGTGCAGACACATCAGCCTATGAGTTGGCGCTCTCCATCTCTGGGGTGCTGATCTTACTGCTGCCCCTGTCTCTCATCTTCACCTCCTATGGCCACGTTTTGGGGGCCGTACTGCTCATGCGCTCAGCTGAAGCTAGACACAAGGCTTTTACCACGTGCTCCTCACACGTGGCTGTAGTGGGTCTCTTTTACGGGGCAGCCGTATTCATGTACATGGTTCCGGGCAGCTATCACAGCCCACAACAGGACAATGTGGTATCCCTCTTCTACAGCCTCATCACCCCCACCCTCAACCCTCTCATCTACAGCTTGAGAAACAGAGAGGTTCGGATGTCCTTGGTCAAGGTCATGGGCAGGTCTGACTTTAGGGAGAATCGATAA